In one Pyxidicoccus xibeiensis genomic region, the following are encoded:
- a CDS encoding DMT family transporter encodes MNGWVLPERYRGVPLLVFSSFLFAVMALCTRLLSGRLSPGQVASGRFVIGLLFLAAYYPLLGRKPRYGRFSLWALRGIFGGAAVYLYFIAIDRMTVGPAVLLNACWPIYSAIIGWLFLKERVTGPLLAGLVLTTLGAGLVMWSTMQGSGASLTLGLGAWAGMGSAVLGGAAVVVVRALRHDTDSATVFFSFCLFGLLFSLPFALQDWRPLGWDVVLPLLGVGLTSVVAQMTFTYAFGYVTAVAGGVATQLTPAFSWLMGALLLGEAVSPLAVTGALVCVAGVLWGTGVVGRLLAPESRPAA; translated from the coding sequence ATGAATGGCTGGGTCCTCCCCGAGCGCTACCGCGGCGTCCCGCTGCTGGTCTTCTCGAGCTTCCTCTTCGCGGTGATGGCGCTGTGCACCCGGCTGCTGTCCGGGCGCCTGTCTCCCGGGCAGGTGGCGTCCGGCCGCTTCGTCATCGGCCTGCTCTTCCTGGCGGCCTACTACCCGCTGCTGGGGCGCAAGCCGCGCTACGGGCGCTTCTCGCTGTGGGCGCTGCGCGGCATCTTCGGCGGCGCGGCCGTCTACCTGTACTTCATCGCCATCGACCGGATGACGGTGGGGCCGGCGGTGCTGCTCAACGCGTGCTGGCCCATCTACTCGGCCATCATCGGCTGGCTGTTCCTCAAGGAGCGCGTGACGGGGCCGCTGCTGGCCGGGCTGGTGCTCACCACGCTGGGCGCGGGCCTGGTGATGTGGAGCACGATGCAGGGCAGCGGCGCCTCGCTGACGCTGGGCCTGGGCGCGTGGGCGGGCATGGGCTCCGCGGTGCTGGGCGGCGCGGCGGTGGTGGTGGTGCGCGCGCTGCGGCACGACACGGACTCGGCCACCGTCTTCTTCTCCTTCTGTCTCTTCGGCCTCCTGTTCAGCCTGCCCTTCGCGCTGCAGGACTGGCGGCCCCTGGGGTGGGACGTGGTGCTGCCGCTCCTGGGCGTGGGGCTCACGTCGGTGGTGGCGCAGATGACGTTCACCTATGCCTTCGGCTACGTCACCGCCGTGGCGGGCGGCGTGGCCACGCAGCTGACGCCGGCCTTCTCGTGGCTGATGGGCGCGCTGCTGCTGGGCGAGGCCGTGTCACCGCTGGCCGTCACCGGCGCGCTGGTGTGCGTGGCCGGCGTGCTGTGGGGCACCGGCGTGGTGGGGCGGCTGTTGGCCCCCGAGTCGCGCCCGGCGGCCTGA
- a CDS encoding choice-of-anchor D domain-containing protein gives MRRALWVAWVAAAVVVAVGCERPSSQKANSAFLVRPEVIEFGPAALGRTKTFKLKLANGGRASYRVEGAVSSVPNVEIPPFEPFTLSAGGEQEIEVHFTPQVEGVVQGMVEILTDSESSGEVPVSGRGVKAFVEVPETALDFGNVPMGLVEMREVTVRNPSDVESPLVMSLHGTDADQFTAGVGQSSTLAPGEERVVPVAYGPKRLGSAEAALHLVRCDGCEPVVIPLHGMGVASKLEITPLRVDFGRVALGATAEQSITVRNQGTEPLAWSGAQLLDNPGGVYKVVSAPTMANGVLAAGAAVELRVAFTPAVLGRARDGRVELGVREQGTTAPGPKVSLAGEGGTSCVTVLPKKLDFGVVAEGMTGTRQVQVLNRCRDAVLVNNLQLDTLAGGYFTLAQAPASVTVPAGQSAFIGVTFSPRVGLKDSSAGQLAVTVRAGGATSTEGVVLSGEGRAFKPCQYLVPPQLSFGKVPVGASVALGVSVRNVGTEACYLASMQLSPASDAAFSATPVPNAVLEPGKKATLVVSFKPELEGAHSGLAEAWVNHPTAGHPLVSVSGEGVKGCFAVQPTTVDFGIAKLSCGPRTRELIAVNDCVGPVTVSGMALEQEDTEFAVTSSDAFPVAILPGSKVRLSASYTPVDDGDDAAALRFTLADGSEYTAGLVGRGVTKAEQTDRFFQESEAKVDVLFVVDNSGSMMEEQQSLGQNFAAFLSAANQASVDYRIGVTTTGLDPSPGGWSECPGGSQGGENGRLFPVDGSRPRIITPATPNAASVFASNTRVGVCHWNEQGLDAAHRALSDPLLYNVDDPRTPQASDGNGGFLREEAKLAIIFLSDEEDFSSQPVSFYETYFLALKGNDKSKLSINAIVGPADLGTCPTSSSSGNRYIQLAQSTGGSVESICTPNWAASLEKLSNSAFGPNRKFPLSEEPADTTRIVVAVDGVPVTSGWEYDAGTNSILFDRASAPSPGSMVEVTYPLGCN, from the coding sequence ATGCGAAGGGCTCTGTGGGTGGCGTGGGTGGCGGCGGCGGTGGTGGTGGCGGTGGGGTGCGAGCGGCCGTCGTCCCAGAAGGCGAACAGCGCCTTCCTGGTCCGCCCGGAAGTGATTGAGTTCGGCCCCGCGGCGCTGGGACGCACCAAGACGTTCAAGCTGAAGCTCGCCAACGGCGGCCGCGCGTCGTACCGCGTGGAGGGCGCCGTCTCCAGCGTGCCCAACGTGGAGATTCCCCCCTTCGAGCCCTTCACCCTGTCGGCGGGTGGCGAGCAGGAGATTGAAGTCCACTTCACGCCCCAGGTGGAGGGCGTGGTGCAGGGCATGGTGGAGATCCTCACCGACTCGGAGTCGAGCGGCGAGGTGCCCGTGTCCGGCCGGGGCGTGAAGGCCTTCGTCGAGGTGCCGGAGACGGCGCTCGACTTCGGCAACGTGCCCATGGGCCTGGTGGAGATGCGCGAGGTGACGGTGCGCAACCCGTCCGACGTGGAGAGCCCGCTGGTGATGTCGCTCCATGGCACGGACGCGGACCAGTTCACCGCGGGGGTGGGCCAGTCCTCCACGCTGGCGCCGGGCGAGGAGCGGGTGGTGCCGGTGGCCTACGGGCCCAAGCGCCTGGGCTCGGCCGAGGCCGCGCTGCACCTGGTGCGCTGCGACGGCTGCGAGCCGGTGGTGATTCCGCTGCACGGCATGGGCGTGGCGTCGAAGCTGGAAATCACCCCGCTGCGCGTGGACTTCGGGCGCGTGGCGCTGGGGGCCACCGCGGAGCAGTCCATCACCGTGCGCAACCAGGGCACGGAGCCGCTGGCCTGGTCGGGGGCGCAGCTGCTGGACAACCCGGGCGGCGTCTACAAGGTGGTGAGCGCGCCGACGATGGCGAATGGCGTGCTGGCGGCGGGCGCGGCGGTGGAGCTGCGCGTGGCCTTCACGCCGGCGGTGCTGGGCCGCGCGCGGGACGGCCGGGTGGAGCTGGGCGTGCGCGAGCAGGGCACGACGGCGCCCGGCCCCAAGGTGTCGCTGGCCGGTGAGGGCGGCACCTCGTGTGTCACGGTGCTCCCGAAGAAGCTGGACTTCGGCGTGGTGGCGGAGGGCATGACGGGCACGCGCCAGGTGCAGGTGCTCAACCGCTGCCGGGACGCGGTGCTGGTGAACAACCTGCAGCTGGACACGCTGGCCGGCGGCTACTTCACCCTGGCGCAGGCGCCCGCGAGCGTGACGGTGCCGGCGGGGCAGTCCGCCTTCATCGGCGTCACCTTCAGCCCGCGCGTCGGCCTGAAGGACTCGAGCGCCGGGCAGCTCGCGGTGACGGTGCGCGCCGGCGGGGCGACCTCGACGGAAGGCGTGGTGCTGTCGGGCGAGGGCCGCGCCTTCAAGCCCTGCCAGTACCTGGTGCCGCCGCAGCTGTCCTTCGGGAAGGTGCCGGTGGGCGCCTCGGTGGCGCTGGGCGTGTCGGTGCGCAACGTGGGCACGGAGGCGTGCTACCTGGCCTCCATGCAGCTGTCGCCCGCCTCGGACGCGGCCTTCTCGGCCACCCCGGTGCCCAACGCGGTGCTGGAGCCCGGGAAGAAGGCGACGCTGGTGGTGAGCTTCAAGCCGGAGCTGGAGGGCGCGCACTCGGGCCTGGCCGAGGCCTGGGTGAACCACCCCACCGCGGGCCACCCGCTGGTGTCCGTGTCGGGTGAGGGCGTGAAGGGCTGCTTCGCGGTGCAGCCCACCACGGTGGACTTCGGCATCGCCAAGCTGTCGTGCGGCCCCCGCACGCGGGAGCTCATCGCCGTCAACGACTGCGTGGGCCCGGTGACGGTGTCCGGCATGGCGCTGGAGCAGGAGGACACGGAGTTCGCCGTCACCAGCTCGGACGCGTTCCCGGTGGCAATCCTGCCGGGCTCCAAGGTGCGGCTGTCCGCCAGCTACACGCCGGTGGACGACGGGGACGACGCGGCGGCGCTGCGCTTCACGCTGGCGGACGGCTCCGAGTACACGGCGGGCCTGGTGGGCCGGGGCGTGACGAAGGCGGAGCAGACGGACCGCTTCTTCCAGGAGTCCGAGGCCAAGGTGGACGTGCTGTTCGTGGTGGACAACTCGGGCTCCATGATGGAGGAGCAGCAGAGCCTGGGGCAGAACTTCGCGGCCTTCCTGAGCGCGGCCAACCAGGCGTCGGTGGACTACCGCATCGGCGTCACCACCACGGGCCTGGACCCGTCTCCGGGCGGCTGGTCCGAGTGCCCGGGCGGCTCGCAGGGCGGAGAGAATGGGCGCCTGTTCCCGGTGGACGGCTCCCGGCCGCGCATCATCACCCCGGCCACGCCCAACGCGGCGAGCGTCTTCGCCAGCAACACCCGGGTGGGCGTGTGCCACTGGAACGAGCAGGGCCTGGACGCGGCCCACCGCGCGCTGTCCGACCCGCTGCTCTACAACGTGGATGACCCGCGCACCCCGCAGGCCAGCGACGGCAACGGCGGCTTCCTGCGCGAGGAGGCGAAGCTGGCCATCATCTTCCTGTCGGACGAGGAGGACTTCAGCTCGCAGCCGGTGTCCTTCTACGAGACGTACTTCCTGGCGCTCAAGGGCAACGACAAGTCCAAGCTGAGCATCAACGCCATCGTCGGGCCCGCGGACCTGGGCACCTGCCCCACGTCCAGCAGCTCCGGCAACCGCTACATCCAGCTGGCCCAGTCCACGGGCGGCTCGGTGGAGAGCATCTGCACGCCCAACTGGGCCGCGTCCCTGGAGAAGCTGTCCAACAGCGCCTTCGGCCCCAACCGCAAGTTCCCGCTGTCCGAGGAGCCCGCGGACACCACGCGGATTGTCGTCGCGGTGGACGGCGTGCCGGTGACGTCCGGCTGGGAGTACGACGCGGGGACCAACTCCATCCTCTTCGACCGGGCCTCGGCGCCCTCGCCCGGCTCCATGGTGGAGGTGACCTACCCGCTGGGCTGCAACTGA
- the uvrA gene encoding excinuclease ABC subunit UvrA: protein MSEPDVISLRGAKEHNLKNVSLDIPKKKLVVFTGVSGSGKSSLAFDTLYAEGQRRYVESLSAYARQFLGQMEKPKYDTIRGLSPTISIEQKAASNNPRSTVGTVTEVHDYLRVLYASIGVQHCPNCGVKVGKQSAQQIVDEILKAPAGTKLQVLAPLVTNRKGEHKDLLAEAQKRGFSRARIDGVLKSLEERIELDKKSKHDIALVIDRLVLKPDLKTRLTDSVETALREGKGTLIVTDEKGTPASDRVMSELNACAKCGLSFGELTPASFSFNNPLGMCTDCNGLGTKPEMDPDLIVPDKSRTIRDGAIEPWASGMNRGEGWTADFVESLAKAFKIDLDVPYAKLSKREQQTLMHGSSGKSFTVEWGEGGQYKMEWEGLVERLMRNFKTTTSEARRAELQKYFSDKPCPACKGERLKPESRAVKVHGKTIVDLSRLTISDALGFLGAMGLSAHERKIATELLKEIRSRLSFLVDVGLGYLMLDRTASTLSGGESQRIRLASQMGSELTGVIYILDEPSIGLHQRDNGKLLATLKRLRDLGNSVIVVEHDEETMEEADWLVDFGPGAGELGGQVVAQGTPAQVMANEASQTGAYLSGRKEIEVPEQRRKPDPKRKLVIQGAQENNLKNVDAEIPLGVFSAITGVSGAGKSTLINEILYPALARHLYESRESPGKHKSIQGFEHLDKVIDIDQRPIGRTPRSNPATYTKLFDNIRDVFAMTPEARAFGYGPGRFSFNIKGGRCESCEGDGVKLVEMHFLADVYVPCEVCNGKRFNEATLRVRYKGKNIAEVLDMSVREAMEHFGAHRDIMRVLQTLHDVGLSYIRLGQPSPTLSGGEAQRIKLARELARVATGRTLYILDEPTTGLHFEDIRKLLSVLNRLVEAGNSVLVIEHNLDVIKSADWLIDLGPEGGANGGRILATGTPEEVAQVEGSHTARYLAHVLSKSRRARVGKRVDGPTPVLQGAVG from the coding sequence ATGTCCGAGCCCGACGTCATCTCCCTCCGAGGCGCCAAGGAGCACAACCTCAAGAACGTCTCCCTGGACATCCCCAAGAAGAAGCTCGTCGTCTTCACCGGCGTGTCCGGCTCCGGCAAGAGCTCGCTCGCCTTCGACACGCTCTACGCGGAGGGTCAGCGCCGCTACGTGGAGAGCCTCTCCGCCTACGCCCGGCAGTTCCTGGGGCAGATGGAGAAGCCGAAGTACGACACCATTCGAGGGCTGTCCCCCACCATCTCCATCGAGCAGAAGGCGGCCAGCAACAACCCGCGCTCGACGGTGGGCACCGTCACCGAGGTGCACGACTACCTGCGCGTGCTCTACGCCTCCATCGGCGTGCAGCACTGCCCCAACTGCGGCGTGAAGGTGGGCAAGCAGAGCGCGCAGCAGATTGTCGACGAAATCCTCAAGGCCCCCGCGGGCACCAAGCTCCAGGTGCTGGCGCCGCTGGTCACCAACCGCAAGGGCGAGCACAAGGACTTGCTGGCCGAGGCGCAGAAGCGCGGCTTCTCCCGCGCGCGCATCGACGGCGTGCTCAAGAGCCTGGAGGAGCGCATCGAGCTGGACAAGAAGTCCAAGCATGACATCGCGCTCGTCATCGACCGGCTGGTGCTCAAGCCGGATTTGAAGACGCGCCTCACCGACTCCGTGGAGACGGCGCTGCGCGAGGGCAAGGGCACCCTCATCGTCACCGACGAGAAGGGCACCCCCGCCTCGGACCGCGTGATGTCCGAGCTGAATGCCTGCGCCAAGTGCGGTCTGTCCTTCGGCGAGCTGACGCCCGCGTCCTTCTCCTTCAACAACCCGCTGGGCATGTGCACGGACTGCAACGGCCTGGGCACCAAGCCGGAGATGGACCCGGACCTCATCGTCCCGGACAAGTCCCGCACCATCCGCGACGGCGCAATCGAGCCATGGGCCAGCGGGATGAACCGCGGCGAGGGCTGGACGGCGGACTTCGTGGAGAGCCTGGCCAAGGCGTTCAAGATTGATTTGGACGTGCCCTACGCGAAGCTGTCCAAGCGCGAGCAGCAGACGCTGATGCACGGCTCGAGCGGCAAGAGCTTCACCGTCGAGTGGGGCGAGGGCGGCCAGTACAAGATGGAGTGGGAGGGCCTGGTCGAGCGGCTGATGCGCAACTTCAAGACCACGACGTCCGAGGCGCGCCGGGCCGAGCTGCAGAAGTACTTCAGCGACAAGCCCTGCCCCGCGTGCAAGGGCGAGCGCCTGAAGCCGGAGAGCCGCGCGGTGAAGGTGCACGGGAAGACCATCGTCGACCTGAGCCGGCTGACCATCTCCGACGCGCTGGGCTTTTTGGGCGCCATGGGGCTGTCGGCGCACGAGCGGAAGATTGCCACCGAGCTCCTGAAGGAGATTCGCAGCCGCCTGTCCTTCCTGGTGGACGTGGGGCTGGGCTACCTGATGCTGGACCGCACCGCGTCCACGCTGTCCGGCGGCGAGAGCCAGCGCATCCGCCTGGCGTCGCAGATGGGCAGCGAGCTGACGGGCGTCATCTACATCCTGGACGAGCCCTCCATCGGCCTGCACCAGCGCGACAACGGCAAGCTGCTGGCCACGCTCAAGCGCCTGAGGGATTTGGGCAACTCCGTCATCGTCGTGGAGCACGACGAGGAGACGATGGAGGAGGCGGACTGGCTGGTGGACTTCGGGCCGGGCGCGGGCGAGCTGGGCGGCCAGGTGGTGGCCCAGGGCACGCCGGCGCAGGTGATGGCCAACGAGGCGAGCCAGACGGGCGCGTACCTCTCCGGGCGCAAGGAAATCGAGGTGCCCGAGCAGCGCCGCAAGCCGGACCCCAAGCGCAAGCTGGTCATCCAGGGCGCGCAGGAGAACAACCTGAAGAACGTGGACGCGGAGATTCCCCTGGGAGTCTTCAGCGCGATTACGGGCGTGTCCGGCGCGGGCAAGTCCACGCTCATCAACGAAATCCTCTACCCCGCCCTGGCGCGGCACCTCTACGAGAGCCGCGAGTCGCCCGGCAAGCACAAGTCCATCCAGGGCTTCGAGCACCTGGACAAGGTCATCGACATCGACCAGCGCCCCATCGGCCGCACCCCGCGCAGCAACCCGGCCACGTACACCAAGCTGTTCGACAACATCCGGGACGTGTTCGCCATGACGCCCGAGGCGCGCGCCTTCGGCTACGGGCCGGGCCGCTTCAGCTTCAACATCAAGGGCGGCCGCTGCGAGTCATGCGAGGGCGACGGCGTGAAGCTGGTGGAGATGCACTTCCTGGCGGACGTGTACGTGCCCTGCGAGGTGTGCAACGGCAAGCGCTTCAACGAGGCCACGCTGCGGGTGCGCTACAAGGGGAAGAACATCGCCGAGGTGCTCGACATGAGCGTGCGCGAGGCGATGGAGCACTTCGGCGCGCACCGCGACATCATGCGCGTGCTGCAGACGCTGCATGACGTGGGCCTGAGCTACATCCGCCTGGGCCAGCCCTCCCCCACCCTGTCCGGCGGCGAGGCCCAGCGCATCAAGCTGGCGCGCGAACTGGCCCGGGTGGCCACCGGCCGCACCCTCTACATCCTCGACGAGCCCACCACCGGCCTGCACTTCGAGGACATCCGCAAGCTCTTGTCCGTGCTCAACCGGCTGGTGGAGGCGGGCAACAGCGTGCTCGTCATCGAGCACAACCTGGACGTCATCAAGAGCGCGGACTGGCTCATCGACCTGGGGCCCGAGGGCGGCGCCAATGGCGGCCGGATTCTCGCCACCGGCACGCCCGAGGAGGTCGCCCAGGTGGAGGGCAGCCACACCGCGCGCTACCTCGCACACGTGCTGAGCAAGTCGCGGCGCGCCCGCGTGGGCAAGCGCGTGGACGGCCCGACACCGGTGCTCCAGGGCGCGGTGGGCTGA
- a CDS encoding peptide MFS transporter, translated as MQGTVAAGDARKGHPRGLYLLFFTEMWERMSYYGMRGLLVLFLTSKVNGGFGWSTGDALSLYGTYTGLVYLTPIVGGYIADRFIGQRKAVVLGGTLMMIGHLVLALPSVSMFYAGLGFLIIGNGFFKPNISTMVGGLYAPGDGRRDGAFTIFYMGINLGAVLGNFICGTLGERVGWHYGFGAAGVGMFLGLVAFLAMQKKLLGQVGLAPVKPEPGAVSAAQGGEKKGFGRDEIDRIVVIFIIALFVVAFWTGFEQAGGLMNLYTDQKVDRAMLGWEVPTTWFQNFNSAFIVLLAPVFAGLWGWLSARGKDPSIPVKMGLGLLFLSIGFLFMLGASNESAAAGKAAAWWVIMAYLFHTMGELCLSPVGLSMVTKVAPARIVSAMMGVWFLANAAANKLAGVFGGYSERLGEFNVFMYITIGTGAAGVLLLIIAPVLKKMMHGTDEVKPAAPPSTAQGSSVAAA; from the coding sequence ATGCAAGGCACCGTAGCCGCGGGCGATGCCCGCAAGGGGCACCCGCGAGGGCTCTACCTCCTGTTCTTCACCGAGATGTGGGAACGCATGTCCTATTACGGCATGCGTGGCCTGCTGGTGCTCTTCCTCACGAGCAAGGTCAACGGAGGCTTTGGCTGGTCCACGGGTGACGCGCTCAGCCTGTACGGCACCTATACGGGCCTCGTGTACCTGACGCCCATCGTCGGCGGCTACATCGCGGACCGGTTCATCGGCCAGCGCAAGGCGGTGGTGCTGGGCGGCACGTTGATGATGATAGGCCACCTGGTGCTGGCGCTTCCCAGCGTGTCGATGTTCTACGCGGGCCTGGGCTTCCTCATCATCGGCAACGGCTTCTTCAAGCCGAACATCTCCACCATGGTGGGCGGGCTGTACGCGCCCGGTGACGGCCGCCGCGACGGCGCCTTCACCATCTTCTACATGGGCATCAACCTGGGCGCGGTGCTGGGCAACTTCATCTGCGGCACCCTGGGTGAGCGGGTGGGCTGGCACTACGGCTTCGGCGCCGCGGGCGTCGGCATGTTCCTGGGCCTCGTGGCCTTCCTGGCCATGCAGAAGAAGCTGCTCGGGCAGGTGGGCCTGGCGCCCGTGAAGCCGGAGCCCGGCGCCGTGTCGGCCGCGCAGGGCGGGGAGAAGAAGGGCTTCGGCCGGGACGAAATCGACCGCATCGTGGTCATCTTCATCATCGCCCTCTTCGTCGTCGCGTTCTGGACGGGCTTCGAGCAGGCCGGCGGCCTGATGAACCTCTACACGGACCAGAAGGTGGACCGCGCCATGCTCGGCTGGGAAGTGCCGACGACGTGGTTCCAGAACTTCAACTCGGCGTTCATCGTGCTGCTGGCGCCGGTGTTCGCGGGCCTGTGGGGCTGGCTGTCCGCGCGCGGCAAGGACCCGAGCATCCCGGTGAAGATGGGCCTGGGCCTGCTCTTCCTGTCCATCGGCTTCCTCTTCATGCTGGGCGCCTCCAACGAGAGCGCGGCGGCGGGCAAGGCGGCGGCCTGGTGGGTCATCATGGCGTACCTCTTCCACACCATGGGCGAGCTGTGCCTGTCGCCGGTGGGCCTCTCCATGGTGACCAAGGTGGCCCCCGCGCGCATCGTCTCCGCGATGATGGGCGTGTGGTTCCTGGCGAACGCGGCCGCCAACAAGCTGGCCGGCGTCTTCGGCGGCTACTCGGAGCGGCTCGGCGAGTTCAACGTGTTCATGTACATCACCATCGGCACGGGCGCGGCCGGCGTGCTGCTGCTCATCATCGCCCCCGTCCTGAAGAAGATGATGCACGGCACCGACGAGGTGAAGCCCGCCGCGCCGCCCAGCACGGCGCAGGGCAGCTCGGTCGCCGCGGCCTGA
- a CDS encoding POT family MFS transporter — MATSVPAQSNKFPPQIPFIIGNEACERFSFYGMRNILTVFLIDYLLRTSVPETGLRESEAKSLMHTFMAGVYFFPLIGGYLADRFFGKYRIILGLSLIYCLGHACLAVFEDNVTGFFTGLTLIAIGSGGIKPCVSAMVGDQFNESNSHLVKKVFAIFYWTINFGSFFASLSIPLILKHYGPAWAFGIPGVLMFIATVIFWAGRNKYVRVPPTGANPHSFFRVVGSALRNRGQGGHWLEGAKREHPAEAVEGVKAVLRVGGLLLPFVPFFWMLFDQKASTWVVQARAMDPQVGPFTFQPSQMQFVNPMLVMLLIPLLTAVVYPAFQRGGWELTPLRRMPLGLAIGAVSFIIAGIFQVRMEGGTTMNIAWQLLPYVVLTLAEILVSTTGLEFAYTQAPREMKGTLQSLWLLTTTLANVAVAIASKLNVFSGSGQFFFYAGFALVAAVGMALVARRYVVRDYFQTSAPIPTEERTAAGVATKTA, encoded by the coding sequence ATGGCAACCAGCGTCCCGGCGCAGAGCAACAAGTTCCCGCCGCAAATCCCCTTCATCATCGGAAACGAGGCGTGTGAGCGCTTCAGCTTCTACGGGATGCGGAACATCCTCACGGTGTTCCTCATCGACTACCTGCTGCGCACCTCGGTGCCGGAGACGGGGCTGCGGGAGTCGGAAGCCAAGAGCCTGATGCACACCTTCATGGCGGGGGTGTACTTCTTCCCGCTCATCGGTGGGTACCTGGCGGACCGCTTCTTCGGGAAGTACCGCATCATCCTCGGGCTGAGCCTCATCTACTGCCTGGGCCACGCGTGCCTGGCCGTCTTCGAGGACAACGTCACCGGGTTCTTCACGGGGCTGACGCTCATCGCCATTGGCAGCGGCGGAATCAAGCCGTGCGTGTCAGCCATGGTGGGGGACCAGTTCAACGAGTCCAACAGCCACCTGGTGAAGAAGGTCTTCGCCATCTTCTACTGGACCATCAACTTCGGCTCGTTCTTCGCGTCGCTGAGCATCCCCCTCATCCTGAAGCACTACGGCCCGGCGTGGGCCTTCGGAATCCCCGGCGTCCTGATGTTCATCGCGACCGTCATCTTCTGGGCGGGCCGCAACAAGTACGTCCGGGTGCCGCCCACGGGCGCCAACCCGCACTCGTTCTTCCGCGTGGTGGGCAGCGCGCTGCGCAACCGGGGCCAGGGCGGCCACTGGCTGGAGGGCGCGAAGCGGGAGCACCCGGCGGAGGCGGTGGAGGGCGTGAAGGCGGTGCTGCGCGTCGGCGGCCTGCTGCTGCCCTTCGTGCCGTTCTTCTGGATGCTCTTCGACCAGAAGGCGTCCACGTGGGTGGTGCAGGCGCGCGCCATGGACCCGCAGGTGGGCCCATTCACCTTCCAGCCCAGCCAGATGCAGTTCGTCAACCCGATGCTGGTGATGCTGCTCATCCCCCTGCTGACGGCCGTCGTCTACCCGGCCTTCCAGCGCGGGGGCTGGGAGCTGACGCCGCTGCGGCGCATGCCGCTGGGGCTGGCCATCGGCGCGGTGTCGTTCATCATCGCCGGCATCTTCCAGGTGCGGATGGAGGGCGGCACGACGATGAACATCGCCTGGCAGCTCTTGCCGTACGTCGTGCTGACGCTGGCGGAGATTCTCGTGTCCACCACGGGCCTGGAGTTCGCGTACACGCAGGCGCCCCGGGAGATGAAGGGCACCCTCCAGAGCCTGTGGCTCTTGACGACGACGCTGGCGAACGTGGCGGTGGCCATCGCCTCCAAGCTCAACGTCTTCTCCGGCTCCGGGCAGTTCTTCTTCTACGCCGGCTTCGCGCTGGTGGCCGCCGTGGGCATGGCGCTGGTGGCCCGCCGCTACGTGGTGCGCGACTACTTCCAGACGTCCGCCCCCATCCCCACCGAGGAGCGCACCGCGGCCGGGGTGGCAACGAAGACGGCCTGA